The window GGCTGTACTCTTGAGAGCCTGGCACCACCCTCGGGCTCACTGAACTCTGTGTGGTGTCTGCGTTGTCTCCAAGTTGAGTGGGTCTAAGTCTGATTGGGCTGACAGAGGGCGAGTTCACTGTAGTAGTTGTTTGGGATGCTGCTTTACTTCTCGAGTCATTCATTACTTGTCGCAGTTTCTCCATAAACTCGGTATGAGTGAGACCATGCCACAGCTTCCTTCTCGCAGATGGTTGGTCATAGGATGTTACACAGACTGTAGCACCTGTGGTTTGCTGAAGGCGGGTTATGTTTTCACATAAATTTTCCAGTCTTATCAGGTCACGTACACATCCCATAGGCGAACAATAGAGGGTTTTTAGCTGCTTTTTCTTGAAGTCCTTGATCAATTGTTCAAAAGCCTCATTATAACTTTGTTGGGTCGGTTTaccattgtaattttctttagtgACCAAACTGAACTCCGCTCCGCTCTTAAGTGTCTGACATGTTAATTTTGTATCCACAAAGTCAGAGGTTTGAGGCCTTCCGAAACTTTCTCTAAAAACTACAGCAACCCCAGCACTCATGTTTCTTTCATGGTCTAAATCGTTAGAGATAGCGTGCGCAAAGGCTATTGTAGGATCGTTTTGGTGttgtcttattatttttttcatgtcTGCCTCAATTATGTTGATAGAGTAGGGTTTTATGGTTGAAGATTGAGAAGGAAGTTCTATTTCAGTGCTTAGGTGTTTTTTTCCTTTGTGATATTTGAAGGTTTGTTCCAGGGAATCAATTATCATataagatagttttttttttcctcGATAATTTAGGTGTAGGCCATGTCGAGTGAAATGATCTCTTCCAAGTTCGTCCAAGTCAATGATGTGCACATTATCCATTCTTACAGCAATTTCCTTGATATAATTATTTGCTATGTTTATATCGTGATGTGTTGGATCAATCGGGTTTGTATCATAGCGGTTAGGAATTGTTGTTACATGTACAGTTCTTTCTTTGGTTAAGCTCTGCAAATTCCTCTCTAAGTTAGAGTAGATTTCTTCAGTtgattttttaagaatgttattcgTCCCTGCAATAATGACCATGGGTCGATGAAGAGCTCCTTCAGCTTGTCTGTACACTTGGCAGACTGTAGCCCCGGGCATAACCAGACCACTCACTCTAATCCTACCCCCACTACAGGCACCGATTGTTTCAGGAAGACCCCTTCCATGGCTGTCTGCGTAAAATTCAACATCCATTGTTTTTCG of the Homalodisca vitripennis isolate AUS2020 chromosome X, UT_GWSS_2.1, whole genome shotgun sequence genome contains:
- the LOC124368666 gene encoding uncharacterized protein LOC124368666 produces the protein MVEKQWMLNFTQTAMEGVFLKQSVPVVATVCQVYRQAEGALHRPMVIIAGTNNILKKSTEEIYSNLERNLQSLTKERTVHVTTIPNRYDTNPIDPTHHDINIANNYIKEIAVRMDNVHIIDLDELGRDHFTRHGLHLNYRGKKKLSYMIIDSLEQTFKYHKGKKHLSTEIELPSQSSTIKPYSINIIEADMKKIIRQHQNDPTIAFAHAISNDLDHERNMSAGVAVVFRESFGRPQTSDFVDTKLTCQTLKSGAEFSLVTKENYNGKPTQQSYNEAFEQLIKDFKKKQLKTLYCSPMGCVRDLIRLENLCENITRLQQTTGATVCVTSYDQPSARRKLWHGLTHTEFMEKLRQVMNDSRSKAASQTTTTVNSPSVSPIRLRPTQLGDNADTTQSSVSPRVVPGSQEYSQVVRSTLVSDVQKQSNVSGVESDQVPQKCTINKSNINSSITDSTGLVENVNLN